In Vibrio cyclitrophicus, one genomic interval encodes:
- a CDS encoding MarC family protein encodes MTMGTLDIVTLLLATMGPMKISIVFSKYALQMTKAEQREIAIKTTMIATSICAFFVFGGSVLLSLFHIDTASLNIAGGIILFLYAIQMVMGEDKKSESSLVGPVSKSIAISPLAMPFFATPQALVAITTMAADAQTITGELLLLAIILGIAAINLLIMLNIKKVMDFLGVEIIQIVGKIAGILLTALAMQMIISGIADGLKILDVI; translated from the coding sequence ATGACTATGGGTACTTTAGATATCGTTACATTGCTACTAGCAACGATGGGGCCAATGAAGATCTCGATCGTTTTTTCTAAGTATGCACTTCAGATGACAAAGGCGGAGCAACGAGAAATCGCGATAAAAACAACAATGATTGCAACGAGTATCTGTGCATTCTTTGTCTTTGGCGGTAGTGTATTGTTGAGCTTATTCCATATAGACACAGCCTCCCTAAATATTGCCGGTGGAATCATCCTATTTCTATATGCTATTCAGATGGTTATGGGAGAGGATAAGAAAAGTGAATCAAGCCTCGTTGGGCCTGTAAGCAAAAGTATTGCAATCTCTCCACTTGCTATGCCTTTCTTTGCAACTCCGCAAGCTTTGGTCGCAATTACAACAATGGCTGCAGATGCACAAACGATAACTGGAGAGCTTTTGTTGTTAGCGATTATCTTAGGTATTGCAGCAATCAACTTACTTATCATGTTGAATATCAAAAAAGTTATGGACTTTCTTGGTGTGGAAATTATTCAAATCGTCGGAAAAATCGCAGGTATACTGTTAACAGCACTTGCAATGCAGATGATTATCTCTGGTATTGCCGATGGTCTAAAAATTCTAGATGTAATCTAA
- a CDS encoding LysR family transcriptional regulator: MKNQIDDYYVFCQVAKFGSMKKASEKIRLPLSTVSRRVVALEEGLGVQLFIRSKNKLTLSNEGERYYSALNIHLEKLRIALEELHEDSGTLHGNVVLSTTKIFYLRFLHPFLKTLLKENPDLSIELKNSHSATELTEDVDIAIANGELPESNLIARKLTDVPLTFVATQEFVETYQSEIQNGEFSKLPYVSTFSHPSLPVLNKKTGEKFKLQPDKKLVVMDLEMVVKATVDSIGYAILPPYMYEEIEETHSLIEILPDYQLDPVTFSLLYRNKNLQSAAQRVVIDKIMEAFNK; this comes from the coding sequence ATGAAGAATCAGATTGATGACTACTACGTGTTTTGTCAAGTTGCAAAATTTGGAAGTATGAAAAAAGCAAGCGAGAAAATTAGATTGCCTTTGTCAACAGTCAGCCGCCGAGTGGTAGCGCTAGAGGAAGGGTTAGGAGTTCAATTATTCATTCGCAGTAAGAACAAACTAACACTATCAAACGAAGGTGAGCGCTATTATTCTGCGTTGAACATTCACTTAGAAAAACTTCGTATCGCACTAGAAGAACTTCATGAAGACTCAGGGACACTGCACGGCAATGTCGTTCTTTCAACAACAAAGATTTTTTACCTACGATTCCTCCACCCTTTCTTGAAAACCTTATTAAAAGAGAATCCCGACTTGTCCATCGAGCTAAAAAACTCTCATAGCGCAACAGAGTTAACCGAGGACGTAGACATTGCTATAGCTAATGGTGAGCTGCCAGAAAGTAATCTAATAGCGAGGAAGCTAACCGACGTCCCCCTTACATTTGTCGCAACGCAAGAGTTTGTAGAAACCTATCAATCTGAAATTCAAAATGGGGAATTTAGTAAGCTTCCTTATGTATCAACGTTTTCTCACCCTTCACTCCCTGTATTAAACAAAAAAACAGGGGAAAAATTTAAACTCCAACCTGACAAAAAGCTTGTCGTGATGGACTTGGAAATGGTTGTAAAAGCAACAGTAGATTCTATTGGCTATGCAATACTCCCTCCTTATATGTATGAAGAGATAGAAGAAACCCATTCCTTAATAGAAATCCTTCCCGATTACCAATTAGACCCAGTAACCTTTAGCCTCCTATATCGAAATAAGAATTTACAATCAGCAGCGCAACGAGTTGTAATTGATAAAATAATGGAAGCATTTAATAAATAA
- a CDS encoding alpha-keto acid decarboxylase family protein has product MKKVTLSTYILMRLKELNTNHIFGIPGDYVLPFFDEMLDGEHNVKHVMPRNELNGTYAADGYAKLNGFGAMAVTFGVGSLSCVNAVAGAYADDTPIMVIAGTPTVDVLSKPTERRYHHVIENDFNTNINIFKHITCVSHRVEDIRTAPFEIDQMLRKSMQSKKPVYLEVPYDLQTMEVDVPIRPLDLMMQQSSTTNLEVALQEAIELIRKSKTRSVLTGHLLQREDMIDQGVELVSQLNAAVATTFTCKMGDFEAHPNSVGIYMGEVSEDYTKEMMDGADIAIALGVTLNEFDTGVFSTKLGQNQDVIWIRKDYVEINGKRYDQVYLRDFLPALRGAAKDINLGQLPLQPRRKFAFEQRDAFVPTDNALTIDRLFVQFSNYLEAGDMLYGDTGGFINSSQAEFPADVVMHGCGNWGSLGAGFGMYVGANFANESTNKRSVSIQGEGAFTMSAQDLATLIEHKKDLALFILDNAGYGAERAIHPGKERSYNDIAVWKYEKLGEALGGTEGVDVRSYVANTEKDIAEIFEKLKEPKGVNIVRIMLDPNDSATFNLRFSQLLQH; this is encoded by the coding sequence ATGAAAAAAGTTACTCTATCAACTTATATCCTTATGCGTCTAAAAGAGCTAAACACTAACCACATCTTTGGTATTCCTGGTGATTATGTTCTTCCGTTTTTCGATGAAATGCTCGATGGCGAACACAATGTCAAACACGTTATGCCACGAAATGAATTGAACGGCACATATGCTGCAGACGGATACGCGAAATTGAATGGCTTTGGTGCGATGGCCGTTACCTTCGGAGTGGGCTCATTAAGTTGTGTGAATGCCGTTGCGGGTGCTTACGCTGACGACACACCAATTATGGTTATCGCAGGTACTCCTACTGTTGACGTGTTATCGAAACCAACTGAGCGACGTTACCATCATGTTATTGAAAATGACTTCAATACGAATATCAATATCTTCAAACACATAACATGTGTAAGCCACCGCGTAGAAGATATTCGTACCGCGCCATTTGAAATCGACCAAATGCTTCGCAAATCGATGCAAAGCAAAAAGCCTGTATATCTTGAGGTTCCTTATGACCTTCAAACGATGGAGGTTGATGTACCAATTAGGCCACTAGACCTAATGATGCAGCAATCATCAACGACAAACCTTGAAGTCGCGCTCCAGGAAGCAATAGAACTGATTCGTAAATCTAAAACTCGAAGTGTACTTACCGGACATTTATTACAACGCGAAGATATGATTGATCAGGGTGTAGAGTTGGTAAGTCAACTCAATGCAGCCGTAGCGACAACTTTCACCTGTAAAATGGGCGACTTTGAAGCACATCCGAACAGTGTTGGGATTTACATGGGTGAGGTAAGCGAAGATTATACAAAAGAGATGATGGACGGCGCAGATATTGCTATTGCTCTCGGTGTCACTCTGAATGAATTCGACACTGGTGTTTTCTCGACCAAGTTAGGCCAAAACCAAGACGTGATTTGGATTCGAAAAGACTATGTTGAGATCAATGGCAAACGTTACGATCAAGTTTACCTACGCGATTTCTTACCAGCACTTCGTGGGGCGGCTAAAGACATAAATCTAGGGCAATTACCATTGCAGCCTCGTCGTAAGTTTGCATTCGAACAACGTGACGCTTTTGTACCAACAGATAACGCTTTAACAATTGACCGACTGTTTGTCCAGTTCTCAAATTACCTTGAAGCGGGAGACATGTTATATGGTGATACAGGTGGTTTCATCAATAGCTCACAAGCTGAATTCCCGGCCGACGTAGTTATGCACGGCTGTGGTAACTGGGGCTCACTAGGCGCAGGCTTTGGAATGTATGTTGGTGCTAACTTCGCCAACGAATCGACAAACAAGCGTTCTGTTTCAATTCAAGGTGAAGGTGCATTCACAATGAGTGCTCAAGACTTGGCAACGCTTATCGAACATAAGAAAGACCTTGCTCTTTTCATTCTAGACAACGCAGGCTATGGCGCTGAACGTGCTATTCACCCAGGCAAAGAACGTTCTTATAACGATATTGCAGTATGGAAATATGAAAAGCTTGGGGAAGCGCTTGGCGGTACTGAAGGTGTAGACGTTCGCAGTTATGTTGCTAACACTGAAAAAGATATTGCTGAGATTTTCGAAAAGCTGAAAGAGCCTAAGGGAGTAAACATCGTACGTATCATGTTAGATCCGAACGACTCAGCTACATTCAACTTGCGCTTTAGCCAATTGCTACAACACTAA
- a CDS encoding FUSC family protein, protein MMTQVSIGQMTFSVPHVKKAFLVALAMVATWLICIQQGTGYSSAGIMSAMLFMTERHSGAQLTRFMFRTIATLLGGSVTFMVAQYHLSDTLVFSAIAASAVVAFTLFASFHRMINPNIAYIFSIAGLTVCFTAFPTTYNPSIETLNDVVIARVVGMLVAIVVCSVISSAFYSPKTDAQVQGELKQYKKGVMQQIRTPLISGSESDALERLKNSGESLLRQYTEVMVLNIFNFKSQDRVTSHELRHSLLLLNQLSQLNQVATRELSEEQRLELNKLFATEDIGCLDLQNRVSQYCDMSDEILDKLSEFIVSRQMIISGDIPSSTTVIYKANWRIAWRNTTCCTLGLSLVLAFWYVSGWDKGANSMMIAGTLYVMFASLPIPPKMGALIFLVGHLICATFSYIILFVVMPSVTHPSVLFITIGVFLWVFAYKHITSPMPMAVIYMFVIMFWPAYLDLANIPLFDEVSFINGAIANLLAGVFVRFSYLLVDI, encoded by the coding sequence ATGATGACTCAGGTGTCTATTGGGCAGATGACCTTTTCTGTACCTCATGTAAAAAAAGCATTCTTGGTAGCTCTAGCTATGGTCGCGACTTGGCTAATTTGTATTCAACAAGGTACAGGCTACAGCTCAGCCGGAATTATGTCAGCCATGTTATTCATGACTGAGAGGCATTCAGGGGCGCAACTTACCCGTTTTATGTTTCGTACTATTGCTACGTTGTTAGGTGGTTCCGTTACCTTTATGGTTGCTCAGTACCATCTGTCGGACACGCTCGTCTTTAGCGCTATAGCGGCATCCGCTGTCGTAGCCTTTACGTTGTTCGCTTCGTTTCACCGAATGATCAATCCGAATATTGCGTACATCTTTTCAATTGCTGGCCTTACGGTATGTTTTACTGCTTTCCCTACCACTTATAACCCGTCAATTGAAACCCTAAATGATGTCGTTATTGCTCGTGTCGTTGGTATGTTAGTCGCGATTGTTGTTTGCAGTGTGATCAGTTCTGCTTTTTATTCGCCGAAAACCGACGCGCAAGTTCAAGGAGAACTAAAACAGTACAAAAAAGGTGTCATGCAGCAAATCCGAACCCCATTGATCTCGGGAAGTGAAAGCGATGCACTAGAACGCTTAAAAAATTCAGGTGAATCATTACTACGTCAGTATACCGAAGTGATGGTCTTGAATATATTCAACTTCAAATCGCAAGATAGGGTTACAAGCCATGAGTTAAGGCATTCTTTGTTGTTACTTAATCAGTTATCTCAACTAAACCAAGTTGCGACACGAGAGTTATCTGAAGAACAACGGTTGGAACTAAACAAACTCTTTGCGACGGAAGATATTGGGTGTTTAGACTTACAAAACCGGGTGAGTCAATATTGTGATATGTCCGATGAAATACTAGATAAACTCTCAGAGTTTATCGTCTCTAGACAGATGATAATAAGTGGAGATATACCCAGTTCGACGACCGTCATATATAAAGCTAATTGGCGTATCGCATGGAGAAACACAACTTGTTGTACTCTGGGTTTAAGCCTTGTATTGGCGTTTTGGTATGTCAGTGGGTGGGATAAAGGTGCAAATAGCATGATGATTGCTGGAACCTTATATGTGATGTTTGCCAGCTTACCAATACCACCAAAGATGGGGGCTCTGATTTTTCTGGTTGGTCATCTTATTTGTGCCACATTTTCATACATTATTCTGTTTGTTGTGATGCCTTCTGTTACTCATCCAAGTGTCCTATTTATCACCATAGGTGTCTTTTTATGGGTTTTCGCTTACAAACATATTACGTCACCTATGCCAATGGCTGTCATCTACATGTTTGTTATTATGTTTTGGCCAGCTTATTTGGATTTGGCCAACATACCACTGTTTGATGAAGTGAGCTTTATTAATGGTGCAATTGCTAACCTGTTAGCGGGTGTATTTGTGAGGTTCAGCTACTTACTGGTCGATATTTAA
- a CDS encoding HlyD family secretion protein — protein MKKIFGSVLPVLVVVATYFVGNLAWNAYMDTPWTRDGRIQVEVLNVTPEVSGKIKTLLVKDNQEVKEGDLLIEIDDTDYALAVDKAKLKVQSLSVEVDSAVDSYQRNKTAKKYVTKKQLVEDQFKIKKLKLDLAQAEVEASNAELDLKRTKIYAFANGYVTNLNLREGNYVSLGQSLFALVESETFYLVGYFPETLVGDIELGQKAKAKLMIKDQEVNLVVDGIGRAIADKSADSSGLIANVNPTVPWVRLNQRVPVRFEITDDLATLRLAAGGTATIEVSE, from the coding sequence ATGAAAAAAATCTTTGGGTCTGTACTCCCAGTATTAGTTGTTGTTGCCACTTATTTTGTGGGTAATTTGGCATGGAACGCTTATATGGACACACCATGGACGCGTGATGGACGAATTCAAGTTGAAGTGTTGAATGTAACACCTGAGGTTTCGGGTAAGATTAAGACCCTATTAGTGAAGGATAACCAAGAAGTTAAAGAAGGTGATTTACTGATTGAAATTGATGATACCGATTACGCGCTAGCAGTCGATAAAGCTAAGTTGAAGGTCCAATCTTTGTCAGTTGAAGTAGACTCAGCGGTTGATAGTTACCAACGTAATAAGACGGCAAAGAAATATGTGACAAAGAAGCAGTTGGTTGAAGATCAATTTAAGATTAAAAAATTAAAGCTGGATTTAGCGCAAGCTGAGGTAGAAGCAAGCAATGCTGAGTTGGATCTGAAGCGCACAAAGATCTACGCGTTTGCTAATGGTTATGTGACAAACTTGAATTTGCGAGAAGGTAATTATGTTTCTCTGGGACAATCATTATTTGCTCTTGTTGAAAGCGAAACATTTTACCTTGTAGGCTACTTCCCTGAAACACTCGTGGGAGATATCGAACTAGGGCAAAAAGCGAAAGCAAAACTGATGATAAAAGACCAAGAAGTCAATCTTGTAGTTGACGGTATTGGACGCGCCATTGCGGATAAGAGTGCCGATAGCTCAGGGCTGATTGCTAATGTAAACCCGACAGTTCCTTGGGTACGTTTAAACCAGCGAGTTCCTGTTCGGTTTGAGATTACAGATGACTTAGCCACACTCCGATTAGCTGCCGGCGGTACGGCAACGATTGAAGTGTCGGAATAA
- a CDS encoding heparinase II/III family protein: MLQFTSQEMAVIRQNASLEIIEQIIQDNQVVLTSDTLVPPDARATWNLYYFCPKHGVRLSWDRERPTEHVCPVDGEVFTGEPYDGAWWRWLNGLNSKACNDLGLLWQITQDRKYLEKVREILLGYAEHYPNYEEHGGIPYNGPGKANAQTLCEANCNIDFARGYDFVKEHLNSEEQLFIEQRLLREGAEFLMQHRADQLHNHEMKISATIGVIGLILGERKFIDFSVNTPYGLKYQLEHGVKGEGLWFEGSIHYHYYALQALLNFEKMACKTEYSLQSVPNFHTMLAFPLKLLINTGDFPRLNDCIAGQEKLTHSHLFEFGYREFRDPLFASALQNIYQDKPRNNIDALLYGVDVLPAAKSLTCQSIHAEQSGITIMHDREFDNMLLIKHSPYGGEHDHYDRLGMIITRNGKEILPDLGTTGYGAELHYGYYKNTVTHNTLAVNQKNQPPANPQVNTFVKEPSYTWLDTQTDWCGELPTVDSHIIVQWDLAAYKDVVFRRQVLWLGDVAIEFNTVENPHHQQLDLVWHVRGLHRSLALAQACDNPLDGPLSRMTSCHEATLEESIDLRYSIDGQTEFNQQIITECSAILLMGYAPDNPATSDLAYTILRSQEAVLKVATIHNLTQNDEVRVSDIEWRSDVINLRLVRNGVTQSISINQETGVTLFV, from the coding sequence ATGTTGCAGTTTACCTCTCAAGAAATGGCGGTTATTCGTCAAAATGCCAGTCTAGAGATCATCGAACAAATTATTCAAGATAATCAGGTCGTGCTTACTTCAGACACTCTCGTGCCACCTGATGCCCGCGCAACATGGAATCTATATTACTTTTGCCCTAAGCATGGAGTTCGCTTAAGTTGGGATAGAGAAAGACCTACTGAGCATGTGTGCCCTGTTGATGGCGAGGTGTTTACTGGAGAACCCTATGACGGTGCATGGTGGCGTTGGCTGAATGGTCTTAATTCGAAAGCGTGTAATGACTTAGGCTTACTTTGGCAGATTACTCAAGACCGTAAATACTTAGAAAAAGTTCGTGAGATCTTATTAGGTTATGCCGAACACTATCCGAATTATGAAGAGCACGGCGGTATTCCATATAACGGCCCAGGCAAAGCAAACGCGCAGACCCTCTGTGAAGCGAATTGCAATATTGATTTTGCCCGAGGCTATGATTTCGTTAAAGAGCATTTGAATAGCGAAGAGCAATTGTTTATTGAGCAGCGCTTGTTACGCGAAGGCGCTGAGTTCTTGATGCAACATCGAGCTGATCAATTGCACAACCATGAAATGAAGATTTCTGCGACTATTGGTGTGATCGGTTTGATTCTTGGCGAGCGAAAATTCATCGACTTCTCGGTGAACACTCCTTATGGCTTGAAGTATCAGTTAGAGCATGGTGTAAAAGGAGAGGGCTTATGGTTTGAAGGTTCAATCCATTATCATTACTACGCTTTACAAGCGCTTCTGAATTTCGAAAAAATGGCATGTAAAACAGAGTACTCACTACAATCGGTGCCAAACTTCCATACCATGTTGGCATTCCCGCTTAAGCTACTGATCAATACGGGTGACTTTCCACGCCTTAATGATTGTATTGCGGGTCAAGAGAAGTTAACTCATAGCCACCTGTTTGAATTCGGCTACCGCGAGTTTCGCGACCCTTTGTTCGCATCGGCGTTGCAGAATATCTATCAAGATAAGCCTCGCAACAATATCGACGCGCTACTGTACGGCGTAGATGTATTGCCTGCCGCGAAGTCGCTTACATGCCAATCTATTCATGCAGAACAATCGGGCATCACGATCATGCACGATCGAGAGTTCGATAACATGCTACTCATTAAGCATTCTCCGTATGGTGGTGAGCACGATCATTATGACCGTTTAGGAATGATCATTACTCGAAACGGTAAAGAAATTTTGCCTGACTTAGGAACAACAGGGTATGGGGCTGAGCTGCATTATGGGTATTATAAAAATACGGTGACGCACAACACCTTGGCGGTGAATCAGAAGAACCAACCGCCAGCTAATCCGCAAGTAAACACGTTTGTAAAAGAACCGTCCTACACATGGTTAGACACACAAACTGATTGGTGTGGCGAGTTACCGACCGTCGACAGTCATATTATTGTTCAGTGGGATTTAGCTGCGTACAAAGATGTGGTGTTTCGTCGCCAAGTTCTATGGCTAGGGGATGTCGCGATTGAGTTCAATACAGTGGAAAACCCTCACCACCAACAACTGGATTTGGTTTGGCATGTTAGAGGGCTACACCGTTCTTTGGCTCTGGCGCAAGCTTGCGACAATCCGTTAGATGGGCCTTTATCAAGGATGACGAGTTGCCATGAGGCGACACTTGAAGAGTCTATTGATTTACGTTATTCGATTGATGGGCAAACTGAGTTTAATCAGCAGATTATAACGGAGTGCTCAGCGATATTGTTGATGGGGTATGCGCCAGACAACCCTGCAACCAGCGATTTAGCTTACACGATTTTGCGTAGCCAAGAAGCGGTTCTTAAAGTTGCTACTATACATAACTTGACGCAAAACGATGAGGTTCGAGTTTCTGATATCGAGTGGCGATCAGATGTTATCAATTTAAGATTGGTAAGAAATGGAGTGACGCAATCTATTTCCATTAACCAAGAAACCGGTGTTACTTTGTTCGTTTAA
- the uxaC gene encoding glucuronate isomerase: MSSYMHKDFLLQGDTAKRLYHEYAAGLPIIDYHNHLDAKEIYDNHQYDNIAQAWLSCDHYLWRALRSNGVDEHYITGDASDYEKFQKWCETMPYLIGNPLYHWCHLELKKYFDLDLLLNPENCDVIWQRCNQKLNQESHRFQALLKDSRVDTLCTTDDPLSDLNYHDKLNRSGFAVTVLPTFRADGLIEIENQNSFLKTLNSLASITDIDVVDFATYAQAITSRVDYFAQHNCRLSDLGLKIVEFSHYHPDVLDQAITKVKRGDTLNSEEVSQFKTAVFEVLGKAYHKHGWSMQVHIGVLTNVNKRRFDDLGGGTGFSVISDNPIAENLSHLLSLLDQDRQLPQTIVYSLNPKDSPVLGSIIGAFQDSDAQPGKVQLGSAWWFNDHKAGMEKQLQDLANLGALGRFVGMLTDSRSVLSLSRHDYFRRILCNLLGRWVDEGELPNDEPLLKQTVENICYQNAKQYFNFHPFKDLV; this comes from the coding sequence ATGTCTTCATACATGCATAAAGATTTTCTATTGCAGGGGGATACCGCTAAGCGTTTATATCACGAATACGCGGCAGGGCTTCCCATTATTGACTATCACAATCATCTAGATGCCAAAGAAATTTATGACAACCATCAATACGACAATATTGCTCAGGCTTGGTTGAGTTGCGATCACTACCTGTGGCGTGCGTTACGCAGTAACGGAGTCGATGAACATTACATCACGGGTGACGCGAGTGATTATGAAAAGTTTCAAAAGTGGTGTGAAACCATGCCGTATCTTATCGGCAATCCGCTGTATCACTGGTGTCACTTAGAGCTCAAGAAATACTTCGACCTCGATTTGTTACTCAACCCAGAGAACTGCGATGTTATTTGGCAACGTTGCAATCAAAAACTCAATCAAGAGTCTCACCGATTTCAAGCTCTCCTCAAAGACAGTCGAGTGGATACCTTGTGCACCACTGATGATCCACTGAGTGATCTGAACTATCACGATAAACTCAATCGTTCAGGGTTTGCTGTAACAGTCTTACCGACATTCCGTGCTGACGGCCTGATTGAAATCGAGAATCAAAATAGCTTTTTAAAGACGCTCAATTCACTGGCATCGATCACCGATATTGATGTGGTCGATTTTGCGACTTACGCTCAAGCAATTACTTCGCGCGTGGATTATTTTGCACAGCACAACTGTCGATTATCTGATTTGGGGTTAAAAATTGTGGAATTTTCACACTATCATCCCGACGTACTTGACCAAGCTATAACTAAGGTCAAACGTGGTGATACGCTGAATAGTGAAGAGGTTTCTCAGTTTAAGACCGCCGTTTTTGAAGTGCTTGGTAAGGCTTATCATAAGCATGGTTGGTCGATGCAAGTTCACATTGGCGTGTTAACTAATGTGAATAAGCGCCGCTTTGATGATCTAGGTGGCGGTACGGGTTTCAGTGTAATCAGTGACAACCCAATTGCAGAAAACCTGAGTCATTTATTGAGTTTGTTAGATCAAGACCGCCAACTCCCTCAGACCATCGTATATAGCCTTAACCCGAAAGATAGCCCAGTGCTTGGGTCAATCATAGGCGCCTTTCAAGACAGTGATGCGCAGCCAGGTAAAGTCCAGCTTGGTTCTGCGTGGTGGTTTAACGATCATAAGGCGGGTATGGAAAAACAACTTCAAGATCTAGCAAATTTAGGGGCTCTAGGACGCTTTGTAGGAATGTTAACCGACTCTCGCAGCGTCTTGTCACTCTCTCGTCATGACTATTTTCGTCGTATTCTATGTAACTTACTTGGTAGGTGGGTTGATGAAGGAGAGTTACCGAATGATGAGCCTTTGCTTAAACAGACTGTCGAGAACATCTGTTATCAAAATGCCAAACAATACTTCAATTTTCATCCATTTAAAGATTTAGTATAG
- a CDS encoding transporter, producing the protein MNIDMLVVGVYFIFMIAIGVIFKRFAGNSTSDYFRGGGKMLWWMVGSTAFMTQFSAWTFTGAAGKAFTDGFPIMVIFMANAFGFLLSWLFFSYRFRQMRVVTPIEGVRRRFGATNEQVFTWATMPTSVVYTGIWLNGLALFVSAVFKVDIETTIVVTGLIVLFISVLGGAWGVVASDFVQMVVIMAVTVVCAVAALAKIGGPANLIEQFPADSVMGSDMNYPLLFVSWFIFMFVKQLQNINNMQDSYRFLTAKDSVNARKAALLAFALMLIGPAIWFLPPWVTAIIYPEAATVHAAELGNKAADAVYLVFVENVMPVGMVGLLMSAVFAATMSSMDSGLNRNSGVFVRNFYAPIMDKNADDKKLMRVSQFMTMVFGILIIMVALFINSLRGLSLFDAMMYVSTLLQMPILVPLFFGMFIKKTPDWAAWATLAVGMLVSYVVSFVLTAEVVANLLNLEVPFTGREASDLKVLLGVIGHLVITGGFFCLTTKFYKEPVGERNTELKEFWSDVATPVIESEGQDEMDRQQRDMLGKLILVFGALVTAMVLIPNPFWGRMAFVFCGAVIVTVGSLLLKSARKTPRLEMSTSK; encoded by the coding sequence ATGAATATCGACATGCTCGTTGTTGGTGTCTACTTTATCTTTATGATAGCGATTGGCGTCATCTTTAAACGTTTTGCAGGCAACTCTACCAGTGACTACTTTCGTGGAGGGGGCAAGATGTTGTGGTGGATGGTTGGCTCTACCGCGTTCATGACGCAGTTTAGTGCTTGGACATTTACTGGTGCTGCGGGCAAAGCTTTTACCGATGGGTTTCCGATCATGGTTATCTTTATGGCGAACGCATTTGGCTTTCTACTTTCGTGGCTGTTCTTTTCGTACCGCTTTCGTCAAATGCGTGTTGTTACACCTATTGAAGGTGTTCGCCGTCGTTTCGGTGCAACGAATGAACAAGTGTTTACATGGGCAACAATGCCGACAAGCGTGGTTTACACCGGTATTTGGCTAAACGGTCTCGCACTCTTCGTTAGTGCTGTGTTTAAAGTTGATATCGAAACAACGATTGTTGTTACAGGTTTGATTGTTCTCTTTATTTCAGTACTGGGCGGAGCATGGGGGGTCGTTGCCTCAGACTTTGTGCAAATGGTTGTGATCATGGCGGTGACGGTGGTTTGTGCTGTGGCTGCGTTGGCAAAAATTGGCGGTCCAGCGAATCTGATCGAGCAGTTCCCTGCCGATAGTGTCATGGGCTCTGATATGAACTACCCATTGTTGTTCGTATCTTGGTTTATCTTCATGTTCGTTAAGCAACTGCAAAATATCAACAACATGCAAGATTCATATCGTTTCTTGACGGCAAAAGATTCCGTTAATGCACGTAAAGCAGCACTCCTAGCATTTGCATTGATGTTGATCGGACCTGCGATTTGGTTCTTACCACCTTGGGTAACGGCAATTATTTATCCTGAAGCTGCAACTGTGCACGCGGCTGAACTTGGCAATAAAGCGGCGGATGCGGTTTACCTAGTGTTTGTCGAAAACGTCATGCCGGTTGGTATGGTGGGGCTGCTGATGTCGGCTGTATTTGCGGCAACCATGTCTTCAATGGATTCAGGTTTGAACCGAAATTCAGGTGTATTTGTGCGTAACTTTTATGCACCAATCATGGACAAAAATGCGGATGACAAGAAGCTGATGCGAGTGAGTCAATTCATGACCATGGTCTTTGGCATATTGATCATCATGGTGGCTCTGTTCATTAACTCTCTTCGAGGTCTGAGCCTTTTCGATGCAATGATGTACGTAAGTACGCTGTTACAAATGCCAATTCTAGTGCCTTTATTTTTCGGTATGTTTATTAAGAAAACTCCCGACTGGGCTGCTTGGGCGACATTGGCAGTGGGTATGTTGGTGTCTTACGTCGTGAGTTTTGTGCTTACAGCAGAAGTCGTTGCCAACCTATTAAACCTAGAGGTTCCGTTCACTGGACGTGAAGCGAGTGACCTAAAAGTTCTGCTTGGGGTTATTGGTCACCTTGTGATTACGGGTGGTTTCTTCTGTCTAACAACCAAGTTCTACAAAGAGCCAGTGGGCGAAAGAAACACAGAACTTAAAGAGTTTTGGAGTGATGTTGCAACCCCTGTAATCGAATCTGAAGGACAAGATGAGATGGATCGTCAGCAACGTGACATGTTAGGCAAGCTCATTCTGGTTTTCGGTGCTCTTGTCACGGCAATGGTACTCATTCCGAACCCATTCTGGGGGCGTATGGCCTTTGTGTTCTGTGGTGCGGTAATTGTAACTGTGGGTTCTCTATTATTAAAGAGTGCTAGAAAAACACCTCGGTTAGAAATGTCTACATCCAAGTAA